One window of the Runella slithyformis DSM 19594 genome contains the following:
- a CDS encoding phosphomannose isomerase has protein sequence MEPIVPTKPEVFSKIAATLAEQGFNVVKEDQTRPWGGFFVLDESQTPQFAAAYFPTVQLSSLQITQKLSPKILIVAPDKRLSWQYHHRRAEIWRVVSGTVGVVKSDTDDETEVKAYQPGELIVLKQGERHRLVGLAEWGILAEIWQHTDAENPSDEEDIVRVQDDFGR, from the coding sequence ATGGAACCCATTGTACCCACAAAACCGGAAGTATTTTCAAAGATTGCCGCCACCTTGGCTGAGCAGGGATTCAACGTTGTGAAAGAAGATCAAACCCGCCCTTGGGGGGGATTTTTTGTATTGGACGAATCGCAAACCCCGCAATTTGCGGCTGCGTATTTTCCAACCGTGCAGCTTTCATCTCTTCAGATCACCCAAAAATTAAGTCCTAAAATTTTGATCGTGGCTCCCGACAAACGCCTCTCCTGGCAGTACCACCACCGTCGGGCTGAAATCTGGCGCGTGGTTTCCGGCACGGTAGGTGTCGTGAAGAGCGATACCGATGATGAAACAGAAGTAAAAGCGTATCAGCCCGGCGAATTGATCGTTCTGAAGCAGGGAGAGCGCCACCGCCTGGTAGGATTGGCCGAGTGGGGGATTCTGGCCGAGATATGGCAGCATACCGACGCTGAAAATCCGTCGGATGAAGAAGATATTGTACGCGTTCAGGATGATTTCGGAAGATAA
- a CDS encoding UDP-2,3-diacylglucosamine diphosphatase: MSYQQLEISLAPHKKIYFASDFHLGAPNHAESMVRERRLVRWLESIRHDAQLICLVGDLFDFWYEHRRVVPRGFVRFMGKLGELSDAGVQIIAFPGNHDMWMSGYFEQELNIQTFRQPLELSVHGTSSTVTLPTNFFITHGDGRGPGDHTYKVLQKVFESGVARWSFGNLLHPDWALWLGQTWANYSWRKNEKGVKPDFLGDEKEWLLLYAKAEEQKAHHDFYVFGHRHIELDYPVNAQSRILILGDWITDNTYAVFDGTAMKLHNYPNNAAG, from the coding sequence ATGTCTTACCAGCAGTTGGAGATTTCATTAGCCCCTCATAAAAAAATCTATTTTGCCTCCGATTTTCACCTTGGAGCCCCCAATCACGCCGAAAGTATGGTACGTGAACGCCGATTGGTTCGATGGCTTGAATCCATTCGTCATGATGCTCAACTCATCTGTCTGGTCGGTGATCTGTTTGATTTTTGGTACGAGCATCGGCGAGTTGTGCCGCGCGGTTTTGTACGATTTATGGGTAAGCTGGGCGAATTGAGCGATGCGGGAGTTCAAATCATTGCCTTTCCCGGCAATCACGACATGTGGATGAGCGGGTATTTTGAGCAAGAATTAAACATTCAAACATTTCGCCAACCGTTGGAATTATCCGTTCATGGCACTTCCTCCACAGTCACTCTTCCGACAAACTTCTTTATTACACACGGAGATGGGCGCGGCCCGGGCGACCATACCTACAAAGTACTCCAAAAAGTATTTGAGAGCGGCGTAGCCCGCTGGTCGTTCGGCAACCTGCTGCATCCGGATTGGGCACTTTGGCTGGGTCAGACGTGGGCCAATTACAGTTGGCGTAAAAATGAAAAAGGAGTAAAACCTGATTTTTTGGGGGACGAAAAAGAATGGCTGTTGCTGTATGCAAAAGCAGAAGAGCAAAAGGCGCATCACGATTTCTATGTATTCGGGCACCGGCACATTGAGTTGGATTATCCCGTAAACGCCCAAAGTCGTATTCTGATCTTAGGCGATTGGATTACCGACAATACCTACGCGGTATTTGACGGCACAGCCATGAAACTGCATAATTATCCAAACAACGCTGCCGGCTAA
- a CDS encoding YkvA family protein has protein sequence MPSVSTTDNILVRVLKSVFFKSATGKANRYARNTGSLLQLLRDVLSKSNALKGSGYEALRDKVGVLARLLKAYTTGEYKTVPWKTLTRIIAVLIYFLSPIDFIPDILPVVGFTDDIALVLWLFNAIGDDLDAFRQWESKRNTLSID, from the coding sequence ATGCCTTCTGTGTCCACTACTGACAACATTCTTGTACGCGTATTGAAGTCCGTGTTTTTTAAAAGCGCCACGGGCAAAGCAAACCGTTATGCCCGTAATACCGGCAGTCTCTTACAGCTCCTGCGCGATGTTTTAAGCAAAAGTAATGCCCTGAAAGGGTCCGGGTACGAAGCCCTGCGTGACAAGGTCGGGGTTTTGGCGCGGTTGCTCAAGGCATATACCACGGGAGAGTATAAGACAGTGCCTTGGAAAACGCTTACCCGGATCATTGCCGTGCTGATCTATTTTTTGTCACCCATTGATTTTATTCCGGATATTTTGCCGGTAGTCGGCTTTACGGATGACATTGCACTGGTTCTATGGCTTTTTAATGCAATCGGCGACGACCTTGATGCTTTTCGTCAATGGGAGTCTAAACGAAATACCCTGTCCATTGACTGA
- the tatA gene encoding twin-arginine translocase TatA/TatE family subunit, with the protein MNMLSILLFMGLGGQEILLIGLIVLLLFGAKKIPELMKGLGKGIREFKDASKEVKENIEKGLDDVGR; encoded by the coding sequence ATGAATATGCTCTCGATCTTATTGTTTATGGGCCTTGGAGGACAGGAAATCCTTTTGATCGGCCTTATCGTATTGCTGCTTTTCGGAGCGAAAAAGATTCCCGAACTCATGAAAGGGTTAGGAAAAGGCATTCGTGAATTTAAAGATGCCTCCAAAGAGGTAAAAGAAAATATCGAAAAAGGACTGGACGACGTAGGTCGCTAG
- a CDS encoding YfiT family bacillithiol transferase → MESFSYPIGRFEYGKTYTIAETKSHIQTISALPSKLFNIVNPLSQAQLETPYRPEGWTVLQTVHHIADSHMNAYIRFKLALTEDNPFIKPYEEALWADLADGAGAPLDWSLQLLKYLHLRWVMLLNSLTEEDLQRTYFHPETKRVFPLQEVVAMYAWHSEHHYEHIHRLCLREGWIAE, encoded by the coding sequence ATGGAATCTTTCAGTTATCCTATCGGGCGGTTTGAATATGGTAAAACATATACTATAGCCGAAACCAAATCTCACATTCAGACCATCAGCGCGTTGCCCTCCAAACTGTTTAACATTGTCAATCCGTTAAGTCAGGCCCAATTGGAAACGCCCTACCGCCCGGAAGGATGGACTGTCCTACAAACGGTACACCACATAGCCGATAGCCACATGAATGCCTACATTCGCTTCAAATTGGCCTTGACGGAAGATAATCCTTTTATCAAACCCTATGAAGAAGCATTATGGGCTGATTTGGCCGATGGAGCCGGCGCACCTTTGGACTGGTCGCTGCAACTGCTGAAATACCTGCACCTGCGGTGGGTAATGCTGCTTAATTCACTCACGGAAGAAGATTTACAGCGGACGTATTTTCACCCGGAAACAAAGCGCGTCTTTCCATTGCAGGAGGTTGTGGCGATGTACGCCTGGCACAGCGAGCATCACTACGAACACATTCACCGGCTCTGCCTTCGGGAAGGCTGGATTGCTGAGTAA
- a CDS encoding carboxypeptidase-like regulatory domain-containing protein, translating into MQRNKRYSFLILILAVLLSAVVSSEVHAQGQVKSIMFTGRVVGVKGTQTLGKAYILIPRAGRGTLADIDGYFALPVFPGDSIVFSYLGYQRQYHIIPRRHMEESYSAIILMKEDVKTLAEVKVYPYATEEEFKKAFVAMKLPDEFERANLEQNTRQELLMQMAAVTPLSAAGNYRNFMDQQIFGRENAANRSFTTAIPFLNPFAWAKFINSVKNGDLKKKEYRSILNQAPRENITRQDVMKK; encoded by the coding sequence ATGCAACGTAACAAAAGATATAGCTTCCTCATTTTGATATTGGCAGTGCTGTTGAGTGCCGTAGTTTCATCGGAAGTACACGCACAGGGGCAGGTCAAAAGTATCATGTTTACGGGGAGAGTCGTAGGAGTAAAAGGGACACAAACCCTCGGGAAAGCCTATATTTTGATTCCCCGGGCCGGGCGTGGAACGCTGGCCGATATAGACGGGTACTTTGCTCTGCCCGTATTTCCCGGGGATAGTATTGTGTTCAGTTATTTGGGTTACCAAAGACAGTATCACATTATTCCTCGCCGCCACATGGAAGAGTCGTATTCTGCGATTATCCTGATGAAAGAAGATGTGAAAACCTTGGCTGAAGTAAAGGTATATCCATATGCAACCGAAGAAGAATTTAAAAAGGCATTTGTTGCCATGAAACTTCCGGACGAATTTGAACGGGCAAATCTTGAACAAAATACCCGGCAGGAGTTGCTGATGCAAATGGCAGCCGTAACGCCGCTAAGTGCTGCGGGCAATTATCGAAATTTCATGGACCAGCAGATCTTTGGCCGTGAAAATGCCGCAAACCGCAGTTTTACCACTGCCATTCCGTTTTTAAATCCCTTTGCCTGGGCTAAATTTATCAACTCCGTTAAAAACGGGGATCTCAAAAAGAAAGAATACCGCTCTATACTCAACCAAGCGCCTCGGGAAAATATTACCCGACAGGATGTGATGAAAAAGTAG
- a CDS encoding phosphatidate cytidylyltransferase has protein sequence MKSRLDNLSNLQQRIIAAIAGVSIILGAILYADWTFLLLFCAISIFTQLEFYKLLGLDGNQPLTYYGTMCGVFINVITFLIEKEIVDFHNYFLISPMVTMIFFIKLYKKRDLKPFQNIAFTFLGIIYVAIPFSLLSVLAMRGGKYNHEIVLGCLLLLWSTDIGAYFAGTYFGKRKLFERVSPKKSWEGAVGGALLAAVVAYILGINFTSHQPWEWYCIGALMVVSSTLGDLVESLFKRSIAIKDSGSTIPGHGGFLDRFDGLLLSMPFIVTFVKIFS, from the coding sequence ATGAAATCTCGTTTGGATAACCTCTCAAATTTACAACAACGCATTATTGCCGCTATAGCCGGGGTCTCTATCATTTTGGGGGCTATTTTATACGCTGATTGGACGTTTCTGCTGCTTTTTTGTGCCATCAGCATCTTCACCCAGCTCGAATTTTATAAGCTTCTTGGACTGGACGGGAACCAGCCTTTGACCTATTACGGCACCATGTGCGGTGTGTTTATCAATGTCATTACTTTTCTGATAGAAAAAGAGATCGTGGATTTTCATAACTATTTCCTTATCAGTCCAATGGTGACAATGATATTCTTCATTAAGCTCTATAAAAAACGTGATCTAAAACCTTTTCAAAATATTGCGTTTACTTTTTTGGGTATTATTTACGTGGCCATTCCTTTTTCTCTTTTGAGTGTGTTGGCCATGCGCGGTGGTAAATACAACCACGAAATTGTCTTGGGGTGTCTTTTGCTGCTATGGTCTACCGATATAGGTGCCTACTTTGCCGGGACGTATTTTGGAAAACGCAAATTATTTGAACGCGTATCTCCCAAAAAATCATGGGAGGGTGCAGTAGGGGGGGCATTATTGGCCGCGGTCGTTGCCTATATTCTGGGCATTAACTTTACCTCGCACCAACCTTGGGAATGGTACTGTATCGGAGCACTGATGGTTGTTTCAAGCACGTTGGGCGATTTGGTTGAATCATTGTTTAAACGAAGCATAGCCATCAAAGATTCAGGAAGTACGATTCCGGGTCACGGTGGGTTTTTAGATCGGTTTGATGGATTATTGCTTTCCATGCCCTTTATTGTGACATTTGTTAAAATTTTTTCCTGA